GAAAAGTGAAACGTGAAAAAATGAACGCATCACACATTCTTGAGAAAAAAAGCCGCAAAAGAAAACGCAACCTTCACCAATCCACATTGGTCGATGCGTCTCAAGAAAAAACGGTCAAGCGCATGATTTTGGCTTGATGAGGGTAAGTTGACAGTTTTTTTAACAAATTAATTTTTTGGAGTTATGCCAAGATCGAAAAACGCAGTAGCCTCACGCGC
Above is a window of Chloroherpeton thalassium ATCC 35110 DNA encoding:
- the rpmI gene encoding 50S ribosomal protein L35, producing MPKMKSHRGACKRFKVTGSGKVKREKMNASHILEKKSRKRKRNLHQSTLVDASQEKTVKRMILA